From the Lathyrus oleraceus cultivar Zhongwan6 chromosome 3, CAAS_Psat_ZW6_1.0, whole genome shotgun sequence genome, the window GAAACTTTTTTTGACGCATTTTAGTTTTTATCTTACAATACATTTAGGCGGTTCCATAATTTTTAAATGTAATGTTAATTAGTTATTTTCATGGATGTAATTTGTCTACATTTTGATGTGTTTTAATGTATATATAACGTTACTTGTATAAATATTGGAATTAATGTTTTGACGTGTTTGTATGTCATAAAGAAAGTCCATAAAATAAGTATTGCCAATTGGTCTAGTGTGATCCCGGGTGAATCCATATTACAATCTTCGGACATACCTTATATTTTGCGTATATGTGATGCTAAGAGGGGAGAATCCATATTTCAATATTCGAAGAAACCCCATGTGTATTATTCGTACAAGATAAAAAAGGATGAATTCAAATTTCAATATCTGGATCAACCCCTAAGATAAAATTGCATTTGTATGATCCATAATGATCTAAAGCTTATATAAATATGCCTCATATGTTGTTAACAAAAATACTCCAAAATGAATCAATATTTGTATATTGCATTTGTTTACTTCAACAACATGAGGACTCCTTTTGAATTTAGGGCCATAGAGAATATTTTTCTTCTAGATATGAAATCTAAATTGTAGAATCTCTTAAACTATACCAACAATTAAAGAGTGACTAAGATCGTGTATTCACCAATAGTTGATAATGAAAGGAATATTAAGTTCGGTAAGTTTGAGACAGGTGTAAATGTAAGTGTTATGTAGAGTACATTTTGTGTTACTCAACTAAAGGTCTAATCGAGATGAATGCGACAATTAAAAAATTATTCATGAATATTCTAAAGATGATGAAACATCCTCAACCATCTATTAATTATGAAATATCATGTTAGATTTaggtttatatatatatatatatatatatatatatatatatatatatatatatatatatatatattgcatGTGAGAACAAAGATATATCTTAAATTATGTTATTTTAAATTCTCTCTGATATTATTGGTGTGCTATGTGTATGTGATAACAGAGGTGAATCCATATTTCAATATCTAGACAAACCTCTAGACCAAATTTCTTGTGTATTTTGTGTATGTGATAACAGGGGTGAATTCGAATTTCACTAATCGGATAAATTGGGCGGCGCCTATGTCGATGTAGTATACCTTCAATATTTCGTTGACTTGACTGCGACTCATGAGTACAACTGGGGGGCGTGTGTTTGGTCTATTTGTACTCGAAATTGGTCACTAGTTTCCTTTTATTGATAAAGTAGATAACATGGAGTTGCACGCTGCTTACGGTAATTcattattattaatattttcataATTCATTTGTTACACTTGTTATTAATATTGTATCAGAGTCATTTTCAGGGATGGATCATCTCCCACTTCCCTCACATCACCAGGTTTGAAGTTGCGCCTACCTACACTGAAGATTGGTCGCATGCTTCCGCATTTATTTCATACAGGGGAAATAATATTGTTGAGCCATTCAGAGTGCATCTTGATCGTCTTGTGAAAGATGACATTTGCTTCTGCCCATACGGAGGTCGCCACTAGACGCGTTCATTTGACATCATTTCCTTATACTCCGAATGACTAGCATGTGGGTCAGGTCTGATGTTTTCTTATATGCCCGAGTGAATGATGCGGCAATTTGACTATCTGTATATTATTCCGAGACACCCCTCATAGTCTGCTCCTCCCATTGTCCACCGTAGAGATCTTGATGCAATACTTGACGGTTTTGAGAGTCACCAGGTACCAAAGGAGTATTGCAGGGTACAAGCTCATGTACAATGGGCATATACAGACGGTTACATGACTTGGTTCTATAGGTGTCACACCTTATCATGACACCAGACATTCTAGGAATACCACCTAGGTCAGCTAAGCAAGGGATACTTGAGGCTCAGGATGACCACACTGAGAGCATGACGGCGGTCTGTCGACATGTTTTGGAGATGGGGTAGAGTCGGCATAAAGGCAAGTCTCTTATAGGATGGCAATCCCCAGTTGGCCCTCGTGGAGAACATGGTTGTCGAGTTACGAAATGTCGTGCAGTATAGTCTGGGAATGAGGAGAGAGGGGTTCAACAGACCCAATAGTTTACGTTTGGATGTattgtttttttgtattttctgacAAATATTATGTATGGTGTTGCTTTTTTGAATTAATGTATGactttttatttcatttactttttAATTAAATTTGATTTTAATGCAATTTTATGTTAATATAACTTGGTCTCAAAAAATTATAATATTGAGACAATGGTGTTGTTTTGAAACCATTCAGAAGTTTTTCAGAGATCCATCTCTAAAAGTAATCCCCCTTGCAATTACCATGTTTCCAATGGTAAAAGGATTTCAGAGAATATTTCAGAGATGTATCTCCGAATACACTCAAATAATATACGAAGATACATCTCGATATCATATTTTGATCAAAATGGAGTGAATCTCATAATAGTGTATTATAGAATGATTTGGGTGCATCCGAAGTGTGGAAAGCACAGCCAGGGTGGGAAGATAGAATGATTTGGGTGCATCCGAAGTGTGGAAAGCACAGCCAGGGTGGGAAGATCATTTGCCCTTTTAAAAGTAGAAACGGATTTGGTAGGCTTCGCAATCTTGTGAAAATACTTCAAAACATCTATTGAAGCTCAAAGAACAGGAACTTAATTACAGTTGTTAAAAAAAAGTAGGAAAAAAATAGTTAGAAGTTCTAGTCGACTTCTGCTTCAAGAAGCTTGTGCTCTTTCGGTTAGGCTAATAGTTGGAATCAGTTACCTAACTCACTGGACCACTATAAATACACAGGTTTGTCATCATCATCGCCATCATCacataaataaataagtaaaacTTAAGCATTTCTCTCAAAATGTTTTCTCAGTTTCCTTAATTTTTCCCTCAATTTATAACCTAGTACAAACTAAATTACTTATTCATCACATAAATGAGGATATTTATTCCTAAAAATAAAGACAACAGATATAATTTGAAAAAATATTCTCTCAATTGCCATTGACTACAGAATCTGTAACTGATCTACTTAGTACAGAATTTAAGGCTTCATTGATCAGCTAGTTCAATAAGTTGGTTGACCACTTGTGGCTCTGCAAGGGTACTTGTATCTCCAAGTTCATCTAGCTGCCTAGAAGCAATTTTTCTCAGAATTCTTCTCATTATCTTTCCGCTCCTTGTTTTTGGGAGCCCAGGTGCCCAATGGATTTTGTCAGGTGCTGCAAACGCTCCTATCTGAAATGTTCAACAAAATATGTGAGAAATAAGTTATAAAATGAAGTCATGCAATTTGATCTATAATACAGGATCAATCAGATCATCACCACACTTTGTATGAAAATATAAGGGATTACGTATAGACCTGCTTTCGAACTGTGAGTACGAGGTCCTTACGCAGTTCTTCACTGTATGGAACACCATCCACAAGAGTAACAAAAGCATATATACTCTGTCCTTTAACCTATAGTAGTAATGGTAGTTGGTTCAGATttcagacagacaacaataacGTGTTGATGCTATACAGAAACTGCTTAATTTCTTACTACACATAAATCACACTTGAGGTTGACGATACGTGTGCGAGAACATTATTAAGTCATACCTCGTGTTCCACGCCTACAACGGCTGCTTCAGCACATTTTGGATGTGAAACTAGAGCTGATTCTACTTCAGCCGTCCCAATACGATGGCCACTGCACATAACAAGAGTATCAGATTTAAACATCATAAAAGAATTGCATGTCTATTCACATTTACATGCTTGCACTTATAAAGAATGAAATTCCAGGATTCACAAATCACTAGAAAGAGATTATGGAATTCAAAGAATACCTGACATTAATGACATCATCAACTCTCCCAGTAAGCCAGTAGTATCCATCTTTATCCCTGAAACAAAGTCAAGTGCATAGAACATGATTATCCCACACATTTTTAAAAGTTCTTTCTGTTGTTTCCTGTATTTGAAGGAAGGCTGCAAAATAATAATTTACACAGCCCAGACTCAAGTTCAAAGATACTAACATGAGACTCCTGAGTATATTATGAACATGAAATGTTTAGAAACAATAACCTGCTGCAGCCATCACCACTGAAATAGTAGCCAGCAAAGGGCTTGAAATATGTTGTTTCATATCGTTCATGATCACCATACAAAGTTCTGAATGCCCCTGGCCATGATCTCTTGACACACAAGTAACCACTGCACTCCCCTTCTATCGCAACACCTTTCTCATCTACTATGACAGGCTAAAATAACAACATAGTTTGTCAGAGAAATTGACATACTGAACTACTAGTAGTAAAAAAGACGGGAAAATCATTATATATTATAAAATGAACAAATGAGGTTTTCTTAGCAGACCTCAACTCCAAAGAAAGGGCAAGTAGCAGAACCAGGCTTTTGGGGCCAAGCACCAGGTAGTGGAGTTATCTGCAAGCAACAGTGAAGAACTTCAATCCCAAAGACCGAGATGCACAAAATATGTGTGTGCATGAGTGTGAAGACTTTTATACAAAACCCAACTCTCAATTAGCACTTCAGCTTATGTAGATGTGATACTGTTACTAATGGAATCAACCTAAACTACATGTTTAGTGTCTGTCATTAGAATCATATTGAACATAGATAGCCATTGGAAGTTAAAATACCATGAAGCCACCAGTTTCTGTTTGCCACCAAGTGTCAGAGATAGGGCATCTTGAATCTCCAACTACATTGTAAAACCATCTGAAAGAGATTGAACAAAGTATGCATCAGAATGTTATATGATATGGGAAGCTAAGCTGTAATTACCTACAAAAAATACAGATATTAACCTCCATGCACTTGGATTTATGGGCTCGCCTACACTTCCCAGAACTCGTAAAGATTTCCTCGAATAGCGGGTAACATGCTGCATGAATAACCATTTTAGAACAAACAATGATGAATAACTAAATCTAGAACATAAGGAACTCTGACACTACTTGCATTGGACGGAATTCCCTTGTTATATGCAATAGATGTacataaaattaaaattatatcATGCAAAATATGCAACAGTATTAATCTCATGAGGATGCATTCAACTTTTTTTAGATAAACTATTGAATAAGTAAAAGATTGACAGCAGAGAACTAGAATCAATAATATTAATATTCTTGGCATGTATTTATTCACAAAGGAATATGTGGAAGTAGTAATAAGAGAGATTATTGACCCAAACTACCGAATATCTTCAAGGTCAATATGCGTAAAGCAACAGAAATGGGAAAAGGGAGAACCTTGATGCTTGCATCATACATGTGGGGTGGAACAGAAGGGGCAAGAAAGGCTTAAGGAACCATTAATTATGATAATGATGCTTTCACTCCTGTTTGATATTGTATACATTCTTCTGCAATGTTTTACTTTTAATTCTTTTCCATGTGTAAAAGCATTTTTTCACAATTACAAATAATTTCTCAGGAAGGTATAGAGTAAGCATAGATGTATCTTACCTCATCACCATATTGCATGAGGGACCGCACCAATGTAGGGGCAGTGTAGAATATTGATACTTTATATTTGTCAACAATGTTCCAACTACGCCCAGCATCAGGATAATTGGGAGCCTGCATTCATGGTATCAGATTCAGAGCAAAGTATTTCTTTGCAATTCCATGACTCTTAAAAAAGATTTATCCATTAGCTCAAATTGCCAAATTAATATAATGATGTTGGTGGAAATCACTATTAATTTTTTCAAAAATCCCATAATATCAATCTTTCTAAAATATGTAGGCAAGTCAAAAAAATTATCTACAAAGCTCGGCTTGAGGGAATTCAAATCACGTGATGCAAGTGGCCATAACCTACACAACCAATAAACAAGGTATAAATTGTTGTCTTCCCGCAAATGGGGGCCTTGAAATTCTTTACATCTCCTATTGAATCGTCCTTTGATATATATAAAGTAAATCACTTTAAAGGTTATTTTAACAATGCAAGAATGTATCAGTGTAATAGTACCCAAATCATGCCATATCCTTACAAGTAGCAACGTTAGGTAAGCCCGAATGGCTAGTTGATAAATTATCGAGTAACTACTCATTTTCTTATTGTCTTTCAGTAACTATTCTATGATGAGCTCAGAAAACAAAAACTAATGTCATTCTCACAACTCCATATACAAATTGGTAAAGCTCATTTCTTTTAGGAATTGTAACCCAACAAGAATTAGCAATCAAAGCCCTTTTCACACTATGGGGAGTCAGCTACATGGATCAAGCAATGTCATCATGTCAAAAACCAAGATTTCGGGGAAGCCGTTTAGAGTAAAGCCCTTTTTTGACAAGTCTTACTAAGTGTTTTTCTTGGTCTTCCTCTACCTCTACTAACCTATTTCATTTGATCAAGTATTCTGGATATGGCTTCCATCGTTCTTCTTTTCACATAGCCAGACCAATTTTTAGTATTCTTAAATTCAAGAGTTGCATTATTCTTTTTGGTTGCACTAATAGAAAGTTTCTTGGATTCATTTTGTCTAGTTCTATGATGCATATAAATGATTGCAATATGTTTCAAATTTATTACCCCTTCATACAGAACAACAGTTGCACCATTGAGTATGGGTCCATAAGTGACATAGCTGTGCCCAGTAATCCAACCACAGTCAGCTGTGCACCTATAATCAGGGATAAGGGGGTTATTAAATAAGACTACTGATCCCGTTTTCACCAACAACACTTcaaagataaaaaaaattatgcAAGACGAGCTTTCGAAGTTACCAGTAGATGTCTGATGGTTTGTAGTCAAATGCATACTTAAATGTTGTTGCAGTGTATACCATATAACCACCAGTTGTATGGACGACACCCTTTTAGAAACAAATATTATATATTAGAAAGAGGCAACATTGAGTCATAAAAAGAGGAAAAATGGAACATTACACAATAACAGAACACAAATACCTTAGGTTTTCCGGTACTCCCACTTGTATAGAGTAGAAAAAGTGGATCCTCGGCATCAAGCCACTCCACTGGACAAGTGGTTGGATATTGGGGAATGACATCCTGCAACATCAGTAACAAAAAATGTGAACTGTTGACATTATAGGAGCCACGGCCGCAAACATTCAAAACATATTCGGCACCCATTAGCAGAATTTCAAATTTTGAGTTTACTTATCATCAGAAACAAATTCATTTGCTCGAAATAGCAGAAGAAATTTGACTAAACAAGTATAACATCAGTGATCACATGTAAGGTGCGGCAATTAGTTAGCTTTCAGAAGTATAGAAGACGGAACTCATGTTACTAATTACTTCTGTAACAGTTAGATAGCCATGTCAGAATATTTATGCACAGAGAAAAAACTCTTATAGACTAACCTGCCACCATATATCTCGCCCTTCCTTCCATTTAGTATCCTCCCTCGTCAAGGCTAATGTGTTGTCATAAGTTAGGCAAACATCTGCTTAGACACACAAAAAGTACAAATGAAAAGGTCAAAGAAGATGATAAAAGTAACATGAGGAATTATGGATGAAACTGGTTATAGCATACACTTATGCACAAACATCATAGGTAATTCTATTCCTCACTTCAAAGAAGTCTAAAAGGTATGACAACAACCAACTATGGCAAGGTTGATCATGTACCATCCAACTCTTTATTAGTCAATATCAACTTCTGAAGCTAGTAAAAATATTACAAATTGTATTTACCATTTTCCTAATGCTAGGTTTTCATCATACAATACAATAATTTCTCAAATTATCAACCAAAGTTACTAAGGTAGTTTAGAGGTCCTATAAGTCTGGCTTAAGAGACAAGAGTCTTTGCTTTAGATAATAGTTATGTGTCTCACACCAAATTGATTATGGGACTTGTGACCCTTCATAGCATAATTAATATCTcacaaaaaatagaaagaaaaaaatagaGGATATAGGAATGAAATCACACCAGAAGAGAGCTTCAAAATTCACTGAGAAACTGTTTAAGTCAAAAGGAAATACTCATTTTATTCAAAGAAAGTGATTGACCTGTCTTCCTACTAGCATGCTAAAATTTACTCACCGTCACTGACCATGTATGTAAAAGTGAATGATATTAGCTATCCTGAGCTCTCTCTAATATGTTTATGTATGCATCCCCTATGATATTAGTTATACTGATCACGTGTTTGAATTTTAATACATGATACAGAACTGCACAgttaattgaagagaagagattatAGTGCTGGAACAACAAACAAATCAATGACATTCCCACCTATAGAGACCCCATTTTTAGCTGAATCGTTGATGGCAGAATCAACAATGTCTTTAAGATAGATAACCTTAGAGCCCCTCTTAACAGCATTGGAAGTAATTACAACTTTTGGCTTACAATCAGTGATTCTCTGCGAAAGAGATTCTGAAGAAAAACCGGCAAATACAACCTAAACAAATAAAAAAGCAAGCAGTATTAACAAATCAAACAATCTGATACGTTTGAAAACATAAGTAAACAAGAAATAACTTGACAAGAACAAAAAAGTGTTAGTGTGATACCGAATGAACAGCACCAATGCGGGCACAAGCAAGCATTGTGATTGGAAGCTCCATAAGCATGGGCAAATAAATAATCACAGAATCCCCCTTTTTGACACCAATATCTTTCAGATAGTTTGCAACCTGGAAAAAAACATTTATACATCTCCAATCATTCTGCCAATTTCCATCTATAAAATTAAACATTTAAACAACCCAAGTTGAGAAATTTTAGTTTAAATATCCTTTTGGATGAGAAAGAGACAGACAAAGAGGAAAATCAGAATTCAAAAGTTACTAACTTAAGTACTTAACTAGCTTGAACTAAGAGTTAAAGGAGTTGATCTTTTCGGGTTCAAACCCCGGAGAAGTAAGTATTTACAACTAATACACAGTCATTAACC encodes:
- the LOC127126700 gene encoding acetyl-coenzyme A synthetase, chloroplastic/glyoxysomal — its product is MLSQIAFNPILSVTPPLKKEKNQLCSLLCNINCRSGRTNSMASNHRTNNYLRHLESMKILPSGAGRIPHLNAVILGESLATEEEEFVLPSEEFASKALVQSPEQYLEMYKRSIEDPAGFWSEIASDFYWKQKWGDQVYHENFDVTKGNINIEWFKGGITNICYNCVDRHVEAGLGDKVAFYWEGNELGVDATLTYAQLLDQVCQVANYLKDIGVKKGDSVIIYLPMLMELPITMLACARIGAVHSVVFAGFSSESLSQRITDCKPKVVITSNAVKRGSKVIYLKDIVDSAINDSAKNGVSIDVCLTYDNTLALTREDTKWKEGRDIWWQDVIPQYPTTCPVEWLDAEDPLFLLYTSGSTGKPKGVVHTTGGYMVYTATTFKYAFDYKPSDIYWCTADCGWITGHSYVTYGPILNGATVVLYEGAPNYPDAGRSWNIVDKYKVSIFYTAPTLVRSLMQYGDEHVTRYSRKSLRVLGSVGEPINPSAWRWFYNVVGDSRCPISDTWWQTETGGFMITPLPGAWPQKPGSATCPFFGVEPVIVDEKGVAIEGECSGYLCVKRSWPGAFRTLYGDHERYETTYFKPFAGYYFSGDGCSRDKDGYYWLTGRVDDVINVSGHRIGTAEVESALVSHPKCAEAAVVGVEHEVKGQSIYAFVTLVDGVPYSEELRKDLVLTVRKQIGAFAAPDKIHWAPGLPKTRSGKIMRRILRKIASRQLDELGDTSTLAEPQVVNQLIELADQ